A genomic stretch from Oreochromis niloticus isolate F11D_XX linkage group LG11, O_niloticus_UMD_NMBU, whole genome shotgun sequence includes:
- the lim2.5 gene encoding lens intrinsic membrane protein 2.5, with translation MMYSFMGGGLFCAIVGNILLVVSTATDYWMQYRLSGSFAHQGLWRYCMSGKCYMQTDSIAYWNATRAFMILSAMTCFAGIIAGILSFAHFSAFERFNRSFAAGIMFFVSTLFVLLAMAIYTGVTVNFLGKRFGDWRFSWSYILGWVALLMTFFAGIFYMCAYRMHECRRVAGPR, from the exons ATGATGTACAGCTTCATGGGAGGGGGCCTTTTTTGTGCCATTGTGGGGAACATCCTGTTGGTGGTCTCCACAGCCACAGACTACTGGATGCAGTACCGTCTGTCTGGGAGCTTTGCCCATCAGGGCTTGTGGAGATACTGCATGTCTGGAAAGTGCTACATGCAAACTGACAGCATTG CATACTGGAATGCCACTCGTGCTTTTATGATCCTGTCTGCCATGACATGCTTTGCTGGCATCATCGCAGGAATCCTCTCCTTTGCCCACTTTTCTGCCTTTGAGCGGTTTAACCGATCATTTGCTGCTGgaatcatgttctttgtttCAA CTCTCTTTGTTCTGCTTGCAATGGCCATTTACACTGGGGTGACTGTGAACTTCCTGGGCAAGCGCTTTGGTGACTGGCGCTTCTCTTGGTCCTACATACTGGGCTGGGTGGCCCTGCTAATGACCTTCTTTGCAG GTATATTCTACATGTGTGCCTACAGAATGCATGAGTGCAGAAGAGTGGCTGGCCCACGTTAA
- the LOC109204088 gene encoding free fatty acid receptor 2-like, protein MESTVSSEIILFIYIILFLIGFPCNLLALYAFSVKIHSKPLPTDILLLNLTVSDLLFLIILPLKMHEAASGMKWNLSSFMCSITSFTFFSTIYTSSLLLMAVSVVRYIGAAFPITYHKLHKPVYAVAISAVIWLISTAHCSIAFIIQHHPSLSSNNSSVCYEHFTTKQLEILLPLRLEFFFVLCLIPLLICVYCYLRCILILYSRSRISQMQKQKAIGMASGTLAVFLICVLPYNLSHLVGYFQGQSPEWRYYTFLLSCFNTCIDPIIFYFSSSNFYFFREKIIFRKCRCTNSRLQAQTNSSS, encoded by the coding sequence ATGGAGTCCACAGTGAGCAGTGAGATCATTCTCTTCATTTACATCATTTTGTTCCTGATCGGCTTCCCCTGCAATCTCTTAGCTCTCTATGCATTTAGTGTCAAGATCCACTCCAAGCCACTTCCAACAGACATCCTGCTGCTCAACCTGACTGTCTCTGACCTGCTGTTTTTGATCATTCTGCCTCTCAAGATgcacgaagcagcatctggtaTGAAATGGAATTTATCTTCTTTCATGTGCTCAATCacctccttcacatttttctccaCAATCTACACCAGCTCCTTGCTGCTGATGGCAGTCAGCGTGGTCCGCTACATAGGAGCAGCATTTCCTATCACCTATCATAAACTGCACAAACCTGTGTATGCAGTTGCTATTAGTGCTGTAATTTGGCTGATCTCAACAGCACACTGCAGTATCGCTTTCATCATCCAGCATCACCCATCTCTGTCTAGCAATAACTCCAGTGTGTGCTATGAACACTTCACAACAAAGCAGCTGGAGATCCTCCTCCCACTACGTCTGGAGTTTTTCTTTGTACTCTGCCTCATACCTCTTCTTATTTGTGTTTACTGCTACTTGCGCTGCATCTTGATTCTGTACAGCCGGTCCAGGATATCCCAGATGCAGAAACAGAAGGCCATTGGCATGGCCTCGGGGACTCTTGCTGTGTTCCTCATTTGTGTTCTGCCATACAATTTATCTCATTTAGTGGGTTACTTCCAGGGACAGAGCCCAGAGTGGAGGTACTACACCTTTCTGCTTAGCTGTTTCAACACTTGTATTGATCCCATTATCTTCTACTTTTCCTCCTCCAACTTCTACTTCTTCAGAGAAAAGATTATTTTTAGGAAGTGTAGGTGCACTAATTCAAGGCTACAAGCGCAGACCAACAGCTCTAGCTAA
- the LOC100708277 gene encoding free fatty acid receptor 2 isoform X2, giving the protein MESTVNSGVILSVYIISFLIGFPCNLLALYAFSTKIRSKPLPTDILLLNLTVSDLLFLIILPLKMHEAASGMKWNLPNFMCSITSFTFFSTIYTSSLLLMAVSVVRYIGAAFPITYHKLHKPVYAIVISAVIWLISTAHCSIVFVIQHHPSLASNNSGNWCYEHFTVKQKEILLPVRLEFFFVLCVIPLLICVYCYLRCILILYSRPRISQMQKQKAIGMASGTLAVFLICVLPYNLSHLVGYFQKESPEWRYYSLLLSCFNTCIDPVIFYFSSSIFRLSSEKFIFRNCMFSPSGFQGQVNSSS; this is encoded by the coding sequence ATGGAATCTACCGTGAACAGTGGAGTGATTCTTTCAGTTTACATCATTTCATTCCTGATCGGCTTCCCCTGTAATCTCTTGGCTCTCTATGCGTTTAGTACCAAGATTCGCTCCAAGCCACTTCCAACAGACATCCTGCTGCTCAACCTGACTGTCTCTGACCTGTTGTTTTTGATCATCTTGCCTCTCAAGATGCACGAGGCAGCATCTGGTATGAAATGGAATCTGCCCAACTTCATGTGCTCCATCacctccttcacatttttctccaCAATCTACACCAGCTCCTTGTTGCTGATGGCAGTCAGCGTGGTTCGCTACATAGGAGCAGCATTTCCTATCACCTATCATAAGCTGCATAAACCCGTGTATGCAATTGTTATCAGTGCTGTTATTTGGCTGATCTCGACAGCACACTGCAGCATTGTTTTTGTCATCCAGCACCACCCATCTTTGGCCAGCAATAATTCCGGTAATTGGTGCTATGAGCATTTTACAGTAAAGCAGAAGGAGATCCTCCTCCCAGTACGTCTGGAGTTTTTCTTTGTACTCTGCGTCATACCTCTTCTTATTTGTGTTTACTGCTACTTGCGCTGCATCTTGATTCTGTACAGCCGCCCCAGGATATCCCAGATGCAGAAGCAGAAGGCCATTGGCATGGCCTCGGGGACTCTTGCTGTGTTCCTTATTTGTGTTCTGCCATACAATTTATCTCATTTAGTGGGTTACTTTCAGAAAGAGAGCCCAGAGTGGAGATACTACAGCTTGCTGCTTAGTTGTTTCAACACTTGTATTGATCCAGTCATTTTCTACTTTTCCTCCTCCATCTTCCGCTTGTCAAGTGAAAAGTTCATTTTCAGGAATTGTATGTTCAGTCCTTCAGGGTTCCAAGGACAAGTCAACAGCTCTAGCTAA
- the LOC100708277 gene encoding free fatty acid receptor 2 isoform X1 — MSIMESTVNSGVILSVYIISFLIGFPCNLLALYAFSTKIRSKPLPTDILLLNLTVSDLLFLIILPLKMHEAASGMKWNLPNFMCSITSFTFFSTIYTSSLLLMAVSVVRYIGAAFPITYHKLHKPVYAIVISAVIWLISTAHCSIVFVIQHHPSLASNNSGNWCYEHFTVKQKEILLPVRLEFFFVLCVIPLLICVYCYLRCILILYSRPRISQMQKQKAIGMASGTLAVFLICVLPYNLSHLVGYFQKESPEWRYYSLLLSCFNTCIDPVIFYFSSSIFRLSSEKFIFRNCMFSPSGFQGQVNSSS; from the exons at GTCCATAATGGAATCTACCGTGAACAGTGGAGTGATTCTTTCAGTTTACATCATTTCATTCCTGATCGGCTTCCCCTGTAATCTCTTGGCTCTCTATGCGTTTAGTACCAAGATTCGCTCCAAGCCACTTCCAACAGACATCCTGCTGCTCAACCTGACTGTCTCTGACCTGTTGTTTTTGATCATCTTGCCTCTCAAGATGCACGAGGCAGCATCTGGTATGAAATGGAATCTGCCCAACTTCATGTGCTCCATCacctccttcacatttttctccaCAATCTACACCAGCTCCTTGTTGCTGATGGCAGTCAGCGTGGTTCGCTACATAGGAGCAGCATTTCCTATCACCTATCATAAGCTGCATAAACCCGTGTATGCAATTGTTATCAGTGCTGTTATTTGGCTGATCTCGACAGCACACTGCAGCATTGTTTTTGTCATCCAGCACCACCCATCTTTGGCCAGCAATAATTCCGGTAATTGGTGCTATGAGCATTTTACAGTAAAGCAGAAGGAGATCCTCCTCCCAGTACGTCTGGAGTTTTTCTTTGTACTCTGCGTCATACCTCTTCTTATTTGTGTTTACTGCTACTTGCGCTGCATCTTGATTCTGTACAGCCGCCCCAGGATATCCCAGATGCAGAAGCAGAAGGCCATTGGCATGGCCTCGGGGACTCTTGCTGTGTTCCTTATTTGTGTTCTGCCATACAATTTATCTCATTTAGTGGGTTACTTTCAGAAAGAGAGCCCAGAGTGGAGATACTACAGCTTGCTGCTTAGTTGTTTCAACACTTGTATTGATCCAGTCATTTTCTACTTTTCCTCCTCCATCTTCCGCTTGTCAAGTGAAAAGTTCATTTTCAGGAATTGTATGTTCAGTCCTTCAGGGTTCCAAGGACAAGTCAACAGCTCTAGCTAA
- the LOC112848139 gene encoding free fatty acid receptor 2-like, with protein MESTVNSGVILSVYIISFLISFPCNLLALYAFSTKIRSKPLPTDFLLLNLTVSDLLFLIILPLKMHEAASGMKWDLPNFMCSITSFTFFSTIYTSSLLLMAVSVIRYIGVAFPITYHLLQKPVHAIVISAII; from the coding sequence ATGGAATCTACCGTGAACAGTGGAGTGATTCTTTCAGTTTACATCATTTCATTCCTGATCAGCTTCCCCTGTAATCTCTTGGCTCTCTATGCATTTAGTACCAAGATTCGCTCCAAGCCACTTCCAACAGACTTCCTGCTGCTCAACCTGACTGTCTCTGACCTGCTGTTTTTGATCATCCTGCCTCTCAAGATgcacgaagcagcatctggtaTGAAATGGGATCTGCCCAACTTCATGTGCTCCATCacctccttcacatttttctccaCAATCTACACCAGCTCCTTGTTGCTGATGGCAGTCAGTGTGATCCGCTACATAGGAGTAGCATTTCCTATCACCTATCATCTACTGCAGAAACCTGTGCATGCAATTGTTATCAGTGCTATTATTTAG